The Salvia miltiorrhiza cultivar Shanhuang (shh) chromosome 1, IMPLAD_Smil_shh, whole genome shotgun sequence genome has a window encoding:
- the LOC131006828 gene encoding uncharacterized protein LOC131006828 isoform X2, with product MMISLDNKGYFCSPSHKATYLEGFPELEDDAPAQSGAGAVDQDCPLSSELVEPSEESTKRPLYYHDFGKWSRNPGCNNALMCQLNVFHAHFHPFAMNYRFQRVPVHMMAQSYLHDKQFQDFQYFVVIDFEATCDKERIPYPQEIIEFPSVIVSSITGQLEDSFQTYVRPTCNQHLTDFCKDLTGIQQVQVDRGVSLSEALLSHDKWLENKGIKNSNFAIVTWSDWDCQVMLESECRFKRIRKPPYFNKWINLRVPFREVFGGGRCNLKEAVEKAGLSWQGRAHCGLDDARNTACLLALLMHRGFKFSITNSITCEESVTSNATSEKPVFVAPRAQRQHQQPLCYCGVKSSKGIVRKPGPKQGSIFFGCGNWSAARGALCQYFQWASL from the exons ATGATGATATCTTTGGATAATAAAG GTTACTTCTGCTCTCCGTCACATAAAGCCACCTACTTAGAAGGTTTTCCAGAGTTGGAAGATGATGCCCCTGCTCAATCAGGTGCGGGTGCTGTAGATCAAGATTGCCCCTTAAGCAGTGAGCTAGTAGAACCTTCAGAGGAATCTACGAAGAGGCCATTATATTATCATGACTTTGGCAAATGGTCTAGGAATCCTGGCTGTAACAATGCTCTTATGTGCCAACTGAATGTCTTTCACGCCCATTTTCACCCTTTTGCAATGAATTACAGATTTCAGCGTGTCCCAGTGCACATGATGGCTCAGAGTTATCTACATGATAAACAATTTCAAGATTTTCAATATTTTGTGGTCATCGACTTTGAGGCCACATGTGACAAAGAAAGAATTCCTTATCCACAAGAGATAATTGAGTTTCCGTCTGTAATAGTCAGCAGCATTACAGGACAGCTAGAAGACAGCTTTCAGACATATGTTCGACCAACTTGTAACCAACACCTGACTGATTTCTGCAAAGATCTTACTGGCATACAACAAGTCCAG GTTGACCGGGGAGTTTCGCTAAGTGAAGCTCTTCTTAGCCATGACAAATGGCTTGAAAACAAAGGAATAAAGAACAGTAACTTTGCTATAGTAACATGGTCCGATTGGGATTGCCAGGTGATGTTGGAATCAGAATGCCGCTTCAAAAGAATCAGAAAGCCTCCATATTTCAACAA ATGGATCAATTTAAGAGTCCCTTTCCGTGAGGTGTTTGGTGGAGGGAGGTGCAACCTGAAAGAGGCAGTCGAGAAGGCCGGCCTATCGTGGCAAGGTCGTGCTCACTGTGGCCTGGACGATGCTAGAAACACTGCCTGCCTTCTGGCTTTGCTTATGCACAGGGGATTTAAGTTCTCCATTACAAACTCAATCACTTGTGAAGAATCCGTGACGTCGAATGCGACTTCAGAGAAGCCGGTGTTCGTTGCGCCGCGTGCACAAAGGCAGCACCAGCAGCCCCTTTGTTATTGTGGGGTGAAAAGCAGCAAAGGGATAGTGAGGAAGCCAGGTCCTAAGCAGGGGAGTATCTTCTTCGGATGTGGGAACTGGTCGGCTGCAAGAGGCGCCCTTTGCCAATACTTCCAATGGGCTTCTTTGTGA
- the LOC131006828 gene encoding uncharacterized protein LOC131006828 isoform X1, with translation MMISLDNKDALQSNRENSLKKIQNTGYFCSPSHKATYLEGFPELEDDAPAQSGAGAVDQDCPLSSELVEPSEESTKRPLYYHDFGKWSRNPGCNNALMCQLNVFHAHFHPFAMNYRFQRVPVHMMAQSYLHDKQFQDFQYFVVIDFEATCDKERIPYPQEIIEFPSVIVSSITGQLEDSFQTYVRPTCNQHLTDFCKDLTGIQQVQVDRGVSLSEALLSHDKWLENKGIKNSNFAIVTWSDWDCQVMLESECRFKRIRKPPYFNKWINLRVPFREVFGGGRCNLKEAVEKAGLSWQGRAHCGLDDARNTACLLALLMHRGFKFSITNSITCEESVTSNATSEKPVFVAPRAQRQHQQPLCYCGVKSSKGIVRKPGPKQGSIFFGCGNWSAARGALCQYFQWASL, from the exons ATGATGATATCTTTGGATAATAAAG ATGCTCTGCAGAGTAATCGTGAGAATTCACTAAAAAAGATTCAAAACACAGGTTACTTCTGCTCTCCGTCACATAAAGCCACCTACTTAGAAGGTTTTCCAGAGTTGGAAGATGATGCCCCTGCTCAATCAGGTGCGGGTGCTGTAGATCAAGATTGCCCCTTAAGCAGTGAGCTAGTAGAACCTTCAGAGGAATCTACGAAGAGGCCATTATATTATCATGACTTTGGCAAATGGTCTAGGAATCCTGGCTGTAACAATGCTCTTATGTGCCAACTGAATGTCTTTCACGCCCATTTTCACCCTTTTGCAATGAATTACAGATTTCAGCGTGTCCCAGTGCACATGATGGCTCAGAGTTATCTACATGATAAACAATTTCAAGATTTTCAATATTTTGTGGTCATCGACTTTGAGGCCACATGTGACAAAGAAAGAATTCCTTATCCACAAGAGATAATTGAGTTTCCGTCTGTAATAGTCAGCAGCATTACAGGACAGCTAGAAGACAGCTTTCAGACATATGTTCGACCAACTTGTAACCAACACCTGACTGATTTCTGCAAAGATCTTACTGGCATACAACAAGTCCAG GTTGACCGGGGAGTTTCGCTAAGTGAAGCTCTTCTTAGCCATGACAAATGGCTTGAAAACAAAGGAATAAAGAACAGTAACTTTGCTATAGTAACATGGTCCGATTGGGATTGCCAGGTGATGTTGGAATCAGAATGCCGCTTCAAAAGAATCAGAAAGCCTCCATATTTCAACAA ATGGATCAATTTAAGAGTCCCTTTCCGTGAGGTGTTTGGTGGAGGGAGGTGCAACCTGAAAGAGGCAGTCGAGAAGGCCGGCCTATCGTGGCAAGGTCGTGCTCACTGTGGCCTGGACGATGCTAGAAACACTGCCTGCCTTCTGGCTTTGCTTATGCACAGGGGATTTAAGTTCTCCATTACAAACTCAATCACTTGTGAAGAATCCGTGACGTCGAATGCGACTTCAGAGAAGCCGGTGTTCGTTGCGCCGCGTGCACAAAGGCAGCACCAGCAGCCCCTTTGTTATTGTGGGGTGAAAAGCAGCAAAGGGATAGTGAGGAAGCCAGGTCCTAAGCAGGGGAGTATCTTCTTCGGATGTGGGAACTGGTCGGCTGCAAGAGGCGCCCTTTGCCAATACTTCCAATGGGCTTCTTTGTGA
- the LOC131006829 gene encoding uncharacterized protein LOC131006829 encodes MAWFRVGSSVAKHAIQRTLAHSCSYAKRTRTLSDGNKYFHSTVFRSKAQSAPVPRPVPLSRLTDSFLDGTSSVYLEELQRAWEQDPDSVDESWDNFFRNFVGQAATSPGISGQTIQESMRLLLLVRAYQVYGHTKAKLDPLDLEERSVTDDLDPALYGFSEADLDREFFIGVWRMAGFLSENRPVQTLRAILKRLEQAYCGNIGYEYMHIADREKCNWLRDKIETPTPTQYSRQRREVILDRLIWSTQFENFLAAKWTAAKRFGLEGCETLIPGMKEMFDRSADLGVESIVIGMSHRGRLNVLGNVVRKPLRQIFSEFSGGTKPVDEVGLYTGTGDVKYHLGTSYDRPTRGGKRIHLSLVANPSHLEAVDPVVVGKTRAKQYFSNDVDRTKNMGILIHGDGSFAGQGVVYETLHLSALPNYTTGGTIHIVVNNQVAFTTDPRSGRSSQYCTDVAKALSAPIFHVNGDDVEAVVHVCELAAEWRQTFHTDVVVDIVCYRRFGHNEIDEPSFTQPKMYKIIRNHPSALQIYQNKLLELGQATKDDIDKINAKVLSILNEEFLSSKDYVPQKRDWLSAYWGGFKSPEQLSRIRNTGVKPEILKNVGKAVTTLPETFKPHRAVKRIFEERAKMIETGEGIDWAMGEALAFATLLVEGNHVRLSGQDVERGTFSHRHSVLHDQETGEKYCPLDHVMINQNEETFTVSNSSLSEFGVLGFELGYSMENPNSLVLWEAQFGDFANGAQVIFDQFISSGEAKWLRQTGLVVLLPHGYDGQGPEHSSARLERLLQMSDEHPYLIPEMDPTLRKQIQECNWQVVNVTTPANYFHVLRRQIHREFRKPLIVMSPKNLLRHKDCKSNLSEFDDVQGHPGFDKQGTRFKRLIKDQNDHSDLEEGIRRLVLCSGKIYYELDEERKKVKGKDVAICRVEQLCPFPYDLIQRELKRYPNAEVVWCQEEPMNMGAYSHILPRLGTAMKALGRGSVEDVKYSGRGPSAATATGFYQVHIKEQTELVKKALQPHPIT; translated from the exons ATGGCCTGGTTTAGAGTGGGGTCTAGCGTTGCAAAGCATGCCATTCAAAGAACTTTAGCGCATAGTTGTTCATACGCAAAGCGGACTAGGACCCTGTCTGATGGAAACAAATACTTTCATTCTACAGTTTTTAGGTCAAAGGCGCAATCTGCGCCTGTTCCTCGTCCAGTTCCACTCTCCAGGTTGACTGACAGCTTCTTGGATGGAACGAGCAGCGTTTATCTGGAAGAGCTCCAGAGGGCTTGGGAGCAGGACCCTGATAGTGTTGATGAATCGTGGGACAATTTCTTCAGGAACTTTGTTGGGCAGGCTGCCACCTCACCAGGGATTTCAGGGCAAACCATTCAAGAGAGTATGCGGCTGTTGTTGCTTGTGAGAGCTTACCAGGTGTATGGTCACACGAAAGCCAAGTTGGATCCATTAGATTTGGAGGAGAGGTCTGTTACCGACGACCTCGATCCAGCCCTTTATGGGTTTTCAGAAGCTGATCTTGATAGAGAGTTCTTCATTGGTGTATGGAGGATGGCTGGATTCTTGTCTGAGAACCGCCCGGTGCAAACCCTGAGGGCGATATTGAAAAGACTTGAACAGGCTTATTGTGGAAACATAGGCTACGAGTACATGCACATTGCTGATCGAGAAAAATGTAACTGGTTGAGAGACAAGATTGAGACTCCAACCCCCACTCAGTATAGTCGCCAGCGTCGTGAGGTGATCCTTGACCGGCTTATTTGGAGTACACAATTTGAGAACTTCTTAGCTGCCAAGTGGACTGCAGCCAAGAGGTTCGGGCTTGAAGGTTGTGAGACATTGATTCCTGGCATGAAAGAAATGTTTGATAGGTCGGCAGATCTTGGAGTGGAGAGCATAGTCATTGGGATGTCACACAGAGGAAGATTGAATGTTCTGGGCAACGTTGTGCGGAAACCTCTTCGACAGATCTTCAGTGAATTTAGTGGTGGTACGAAACCTGTGGATGAGGTTGGCCTTTACACTGGAACTGGTGATGTTAAATATCATTTGGGAACTTCTTATGACCGGCCAACAAGGGGAGGCAAGAGAATTCACTTGTCACTGGTTGCAAATCCTAGCCACTTGGAAGCTGTGGATCCCGTTGTGGTTGGAAAAACTAGAGCAAAACAGTATTTCTCAAATGATGTTGACAGAACAAAAAACATGGGCATTTTGATACACGGTGATGGTAGTTTCGCTGGACAGGGTGTTGTCTATGAAACTTTGCATCTTAGTGCTCTTCCAAACTACACTACTGGCGGTACCATTCATATTGTCGTGAACAATCAAGTGGCTTTCACTACTGACCCAAGATCAGGAAGATCTTCTCAGTATTGTACAGATGTTGCAAAAGCTCTGAGTGCTCCAATTTTCCATGTAAACGGTGATGATGTAGAAGCAGTTGTCCATGTCTGTGAACTTGCAGCAGAGTGGCGTCAAACATTCCATACAGATGTTGTTGTTGACATTGTGTGCTATCGTCGATTTGGCCACAATGAAATTGATGAACCATCATTCACGCAACCGAAGATGTATAAG aTCATCCGGAATCATCCTTCCGCACTTCAGATTTACCAAAACAAACTTCTAGAATTGGGTCAGGCTACGAAAGAtgatattgataaaataaatgccAAAGTCCTTTCAATTCTCAACGAAGAATTTCTGTCCAGCAAAGACTACGTGCCTCAGAAAAGGGACTGGCTTTCAGCTTACTGGGGTGGTTTCAAGTCTCCGGAACAGCTCTCTCGCATTCGGAATACTGG AGTAAAACCGGAGATTTTGAAAAATGTTGGCAAGGCCGTCACAACTTTGCCAGAAACATTTAAACCTCACAGAGCAGTGAAGAGGATCTTTGAAGAACGCGCAAAGATGATTGAAACAGGTGAGGGCATTGACTGGGCAATGGGAGAAGCACTTGCTTTCGCAACCTTGTTGGTTGAGGGAAATCATGTCAGGTTGAGTGGGCAGGATGTGGAGCGAGGTACTTTCAGCCATAGGCATTCTGTTTTACATGATCAAGAAACAGGGGAAAAATACTGCCCCTTAGATCATGTTATGATAAACCAAAATGAAGAGACCTTTACTGTTAGCAACAG CTCTCTTTCAGAGTTTGGAGTTTTAGGTTTCGAACTGGGCTATTCCATGGAAAATCCCAATTCGCTGGTACTCTGGGAAGCCCAATTTGGTGACTTTGCCAATGGGGCTCAGGTGATATTTGACCAATTTATTAGCAGTGGGGAGGCAAAATGGTTGCGTCAAACTGGATTAGTTGTCCTACTACCTCATGGATATGATGGTCAAGGTCCTGAACACTCAAGTGCTCGTTTGGAGCGTTTACTTCAG ATGAGTGATGAACATCCCTATTTGATCCCCGAGATGGACCCTACTCTTAGGAAACAGATTCAGGAATGCAATTGGCAGGTGGTTAATGTTACTACTCCTGCAAATTATTTCCATGTCTTGCGTCGCCAA ATCCATAGGGAATTCCGTAAACCTCTCATTGTGATGTCCCCAAAGAATTTACTTCGTCACAAGGACTGCAAATCAAATTTATCTGAGTTTGATGATGTTCAAGGACACCCAGGTTTTGACAAGCAAGGAACAAGGTTTAAACGTCTGATAAAGGACCAAAATGATCACTCAGATCTTGAAGAGGGTATTAGACGTTTGGTGCTTTGCTCTGGAAAG ATTTATTATGAGCTTGACGAAGAGAGGAAAAAAGTGAAGGGAAAAGATGTTGCAATATGTAGGGTTGAGCAGCTTTGTCCCTTCCCGTATGATCTTATCCAGCGTGAACTGAAAAGATACCCAA ATGCGGAAGTCGTGTGGTGCCAGGAAGAGCCCATGAACATGGGAGCATACAGCCACATCTTGCCACGCCTTGGAACTGCGATGAAAGCTCTCGGTAGAGGCTCTGTGGAAGACGTCAAGTACTCTGGTCGAGGTCCATCTGCAGCTACTGCTACCGGCTTTTACCAAGTTCACATTAAGGAGCAGACTGAACTTGTCAAGAAAGCCTTGCAGCCTCATCCAATTACTTAG